A single Streptomyces mirabilis DNA region contains:
- a CDS encoding polysaccharide deacetylase family protein → MPSLTMKTKRPGTGLRSTAAFLAAVSLALPLTGCTTLHTTAPAAARTQAAAGAPARFGTVDCRQAKCIALTFDAGPSENSAKLLDVLREKQVPATFFLLGKRHIEKYPELVKRMAAEGHEVASHTWDHKILTEIKPAEIREELEKPDDAIEKLTGKRPTLMRPPQGRTDDTVHKICRELGLSEVLWSVTAKDYKTYDPKVIQERVLKQSSRDGIILLHDLYPGTVPAVPGIIDALKERGYVFVTVPQLLAPGKAKPGTVYRP, encoded by the coding sequence ATGCCTTCGCTGACCATGAAGACGAAAAGACCGGGGACCGGGTTGCGTTCGACGGCCGCCTTTCTGGCGGCCGTCTCGCTTGCCCTGCCGCTGACGGGGTGCACGACCCTCCACACCACCGCGCCGGCCGCCGCCCGCACGCAGGCCGCCGCCGGCGCCCCGGCGAGGTTCGGGACCGTGGACTGCCGCCAGGCCAAGTGCATCGCGCTGACCTTCGACGCCGGGCCGAGCGAGAACTCGGCCAAGCTCCTCGACGTGCTCAGGGAGAAGCAGGTCCCGGCGACCTTCTTCCTGCTGGGCAAGCGGCACATCGAGAAGTACCCGGAGCTCGTCAAGCGGATGGCCGCCGAGGGACACGAGGTCGCCAGTCACACCTGGGACCACAAGATCCTGACGGAGATCAAGCCTGCGGAGATACGCGAGGAGTTGGAGAAGCCCGACGACGCGATAGAGAAGCTCACCGGAAAGCGGCCGACGCTCATGCGCCCGCCACAGGGGCGGACCGACGACACCGTGCACAAGATCTGCCGCGAGCTCGGGCTCTCGGAGGTCCTGTGGAGCGTGACGGCCAAGGACTACAAGACGTACGACCCCAAGGTCATACAGGAGCGCGTGCTGAAGCAGTCGAGCCGGGACGGGATCATCCTGCTGCACGACCTCTACCCGGGCACCGTGCCCGCGGTGCCCGGGATCATCGACGCGCTCAAGGAGCGGGGGTACGTGTTCGTGACCGTGCCGCAGCTGCTGGCGCCGGGGAAGGCGAAGCCCGGTACCGTCTACCGCCCCTGA
- a CDS encoding Gfo/Idh/MocA family protein, with the protein MTPASPRRRAAVVGLGARAQLYTDALTGPHADRVDLVGFCDVNTHRMAVHNEWIAAAHPGRAPVPAYAAEDFDLMLRRERVDLVVVCTVDRTHDAYIVRALEAGCDVVTEKPMTTDADRARRILDARLRTGREVRVAFNYRYNPVHSAVREILASGGIGEVGSVHFEWLLDLRHGADYFRRWHREKANSGGLMVHKSTHHFDLVNWWLGTRPETVYAQGGLFFYGDTAGGRRGLARPYTRAHGSPAARYDPFAVHLADSPALRALYLDAEHEDGYHRDQNVFGPGVSIEDDMAVLVRYASGATLTYHLTAYAPWEGYRVCFNGSEGRLELLVEESTWSRPPARTEASGPVMHGAAVGDEAGRTELLLRRFWEPPQEMKVPTGEGGHGGGDVRMLADLFGERTDGADPLGRAADAVDGARSLVTGLAANRSFESGLPVRARALLDV; encoded by the coding sequence ATGACCCCCGCCTCCCCACGCCGACGCGCGGCCGTGGTGGGCCTCGGCGCCCGCGCGCAGCTCTACACCGACGCGCTGACCGGTCCGCACGCCGACCGTGTCGACCTCGTCGGCTTCTGCGACGTGAACACCCACCGCATGGCGGTGCACAACGAGTGGATCGCGGCGGCCCACCCCGGCCGGGCGCCCGTACCGGCGTACGCGGCCGAGGACTTCGACCTGATGCTGCGCCGCGAGCGCGTCGACCTGGTCGTGGTGTGCACCGTGGACCGCACCCACGACGCGTACATCGTGCGCGCCCTGGAGGCGGGCTGCGACGTGGTGACCGAGAAGCCGATGACCACCGACGCCGACCGCGCCCGCCGCATCCTGGACGCCCGGCTGCGCACCGGCCGCGAGGTCCGCGTCGCCTTCAACTACCGCTACAACCCGGTGCATTCGGCCGTACGGGAGATCCTCGCCTCCGGCGGGATCGGCGAGGTCGGCTCGGTGCACTTCGAGTGGCTGCTCGACCTGCGGCACGGCGCCGACTACTTCCGCCGCTGGCACCGCGAGAAGGCGAACTCCGGCGGCCTGATGGTCCACAAGTCGACCCACCACTTCGACCTGGTCAACTGGTGGCTGGGCACCCGCCCCGAGACCGTCTACGCGCAGGGCGGCCTCTTCTTCTACGGCGACACGGCGGGCGGGCGCCGTGGACTCGCCCGCCCGTACACCCGGGCACACGGCTCCCCGGCGGCGCGGTACGACCCCTTCGCCGTACACCTGGCGGACTCACCGGCATTGCGCGCGCTGTACCTCGACGCCGAGCACGAGGACGGCTACCACCGCGACCAGAACGTGTTCGGGCCCGGGGTGAGCATCGAGGACGACATGGCGGTCCTGGTCCGGTACGCGTCCGGCGCCACCCTCACCTACCACCTGACCGCCTACGCGCCCTGGGAGGGCTACCGGGTCTGCTTCAACGGCAGCGAGGGACGGCTCGAACTCCTCGTGGAGGAGTCCACGTGGTCACGGCCCCCGGCACGGACCGAGGCCTCGGGCCCGGTGATGCACGGCGCGGCGGTCGGTGACGAGGCCGGGCGCACGGAGCTGCTGCTGCGCCGCTTCTGGGAGCCGCCGCAGGAGATGAAGGTGCCGACGGGCGAGGGAGGCCACGGCGGCGGGGATGTCCGCATGCTGGCCGATCTGTTCGGGGAGCGGACGGACGGGGCCGATCCGCTCGGGCGGGCGGCGGACGCGGTGGACGGGGCACGGTCGCTGGTGACGGGCCTGGCCGCGAACCGGTCGTTCGAGAGCGGGTTGCCGGTGCGGGCGCGGGCGCTGCTGGACGTCTGA
- a CDS encoding SRPBCC family protein, translating into MVLFQLERVSPSPVEESWRRLTDWPRHAAVVPLTRVTVRTPPPTGAGTVFVARSGVGPMAFDDPMEVVTWRPPRDGGTGRCRLVKRGTFVTGWAEIEVRPAAGGGSRVLWREDLTVRSLPRFFDRPLGWAGRWMFGRAVKGLLRPES; encoded by the coding sequence GTGGTCCTCTTCCAGCTGGAACGCGTGTCCCCCTCTCCCGTCGAAGAGAGCTGGCGTCGCCTCACCGACTGGCCCCGGCATGCCGCCGTCGTCCCGCTGACCCGGGTCACCGTGCGCACCCCGCCGCCGACCGGCGCGGGCACGGTGTTCGTCGCCCGGTCGGGGGTGGGCCCGATGGCCTTCGACGACCCCATGGAGGTCGTCACCTGGCGACCGCCCCGGGACGGGGGCACGGGGAGGTGCCGACTGGTCAAGCGCGGCACGTTCGTCACGGGGTGGGCCGAGATCGAGGTCCGCCCGGCGGCGGGCGGGGGGTCGCGAGTGCTCTGGCGGGAGGATCTGACCGTACGGTCGCTGCCGCGGTTCTTCGACCGGCCGCTGGGCTGGGCGGGACGGTGGATGTTCGGGCGAGCGGTGAAAGGGCTGCTGCGGCCGGAATCCTGA
- a CDS encoding cytochrome P450 family protein, with protein MPDQPHVIDPAGADLHGEADLLRDRGAAALIELPGGIRAWAPTQYEILKRLLADDRVSKDPNQHWPAWISGEYRESWITLWVGVTNMFTAYGADHRRLRKLVSPAFTKRRTDALKPRIEELAATLLDRMAEAPDGRVDLRSAYAHPLPMQVICELFGLPEDRRADTARLIEANMDTTITPEQAMATYREIHELLAGLVAAKREQPGDDLTTALIAARDEEGSQLSESELIDTLLLVIGAGHETTVNLIGNAVHALLTHPEQRLRVRSGEIPWSEVIEETLRWAPSIANLPLRYAVEDIKLPDGTLIARGDAILATYAAAGRDPLRHGESAGRFDLGRADKEHLAFGHGVHHCIGAPLARLEASLALPALFARFPDLGLDDTRGPARLAESFIGHGYRVLPVRLS; from the coding sequence GTGCCGGACCAGCCCCACGTCATCGACCCCGCGGGCGCCGACCTCCACGGCGAGGCGGATCTGCTGCGCGACCGCGGCGCCGCGGCCCTCATCGAACTGCCGGGCGGGATACGGGCCTGGGCGCCCACCCAGTACGAGATCCTCAAACGGCTCCTGGCCGACGACCGGGTCTCCAAGGACCCCAACCAGCACTGGCCGGCTTGGATCAGCGGCGAGTACCGCGAGAGCTGGATCACCCTCTGGGTCGGCGTGACCAACATGTTCACCGCGTACGGCGCCGACCACCGCAGGCTGCGCAAACTCGTCTCGCCCGCGTTCACCAAACGCCGTACGGACGCGCTCAAACCCCGTATCGAGGAACTCGCCGCCACGCTGCTCGACCGGATGGCCGAGGCCCCCGACGGGCGGGTCGACCTCCGGTCCGCCTACGCGCACCCGCTCCCGATGCAGGTGATCTGCGAGCTGTTCGGCCTGCCCGAGGACCGGCGCGCCGACACCGCGCGCCTCATCGAGGCCAACATGGACACCACCATCACCCCCGAACAGGCCATGGCCACCTACCGGGAGATCCACGAACTGCTCGCCGGACTGGTCGCCGCCAAGCGCGAGCAGCCGGGCGACGACCTGACGACCGCCCTGATCGCGGCACGCGACGAGGAGGGTTCGCAGCTCTCCGAGAGCGAACTGATCGACACCCTCCTCCTCGTCATCGGCGCGGGTCACGAGACCACGGTCAATCTGATCGGCAACGCGGTCCACGCCCTGCTGACCCACCCCGAGCAGCGGCTGCGCGTACGCAGCGGCGAGATCCCCTGGAGCGAGGTGATCGAGGAGACCCTCCGCTGGGCCCCCTCCATCGCCAACCTCCCGCTGCGGTACGCCGTCGAGGACATCAAGCTCCCCGACGGCACGCTGATCGCGCGGGGCGACGCGATCCTGGCGACGTACGCGGCGGCCGGCCGCGACCCCCTGCGGCACGGCGAGAGCGCGGGCCGCTTCGACCTCGGCCGCGCCGACAAGGAGCACCTCGCCTTCGGCCACGGTGTCCACCACTGCATCGGCGCCCCGCTGGCCCGTCTGGAGGCGTCCCTCGCGCTCCCCGCGCTCTTCGCCCGCTTCCCGGACCTGGGCCTCGACGACACACGGGGTCCGGCCCGCCTCGCCGAGTCCTTCATCGGCCACGGCTACCGGGTGCTGCCGGTGCGGCTGAGCTGA
- a CDS encoding ankyrin repeat domain-containing protein, whose translation MGGESLTAAVRSGDVKAVTALLDAGGDPDTVDDRGTPALCLAVDGFDLATVEVLMRDARLDRVVDGQTPLLRAVDRGACDIVNALINHGAQLWHKDREGRDALALARSWHETGAVAELRRRSGSAGTVRRETVRDEHGVSVEELTLGGLTVRTGHSTILTALEPRYGIRTSFTELLSRALAEPDVDHEIWWVTTNVLQERRDRATWDMSAALRDRQDPLERYFGAEVLRLFNLFDYSDEAPFDAPLVDLFLPWAAREPDARVLRPLTAGLSGAMDPRAEPPLHDLARHADSGVRGWAVFGLRYGVDAGHRDALATVLACTRDAAAEVRRGACAALVSAPADSEVSDALAACLTDETEDVRVTAAVQLALRDDPRGDEILAALADTDEDGPYFGQLYDVWRHRRKADAAAPR comes from the coding sequence ATGGGCGGGGAGTCACTGACGGCGGCTGTGCGGAGTGGGGACGTGAAGGCGGTGACGGCGCTCCTGGACGCCGGCGGCGACCCCGACACCGTCGACGACCGGGGCACGCCCGCGCTCTGCCTGGCGGTGGACGGCTTCGACCTGGCCACTGTCGAGGTCCTCATGCGCGACGCCCGGCTGGACCGGGTCGTGGACGGCCAGACCCCGCTGCTGCGGGCGGTCGACCGTGGCGCCTGCGACATCGTGAACGCGCTCATCAACCATGGGGCGCAACTGTGGCACAAGGACCGTGAGGGACGCGACGCCCTGGCACTGGCCCGGTCCTGGCACGAGACGGGCGCCGTGGCCGAGTTGCGCCGCAGGAGTGGTTCGGCGGGAACGGTGCGGCGCGAGACGGTTCGTGACGAGCACGGGGTGAGCGTCGAGGAGCTGACGCTGGGAGGTCTGACGGTCCGTACCGGGCACAGCACGATCCTGACGGCGCTGGAGCCCCGGTACGGGATCAGGACCTCGTTCACCGAGCTGCTGTCGAGGGCGCTGGCCGAGCCGGACGTCGACCACGAGATCTGGTGGGTGACGACGAATGTCCTCCAGGAGCGCCGCGATCGCGCCACGTGGGACATGTCCGCCGCCCTGCGGGACCGGCAGGACCCGCTGGAGCGGTACTTCGGTGCGGAAGTGCTCCGGCTGTTCAACCTGTTCGACTACAGCGACGAGGCACCGTTCGACGCCCCACTGGTCGATCTCTTCCTGCCGTGGGCCGCGCGTGAACCGGATGCGCGCGTGCTGAGGCCCCTGACCGCGGGACTGTCCGGCGCCATGGATCCCCGCGCCGAGCCACCTCTGCACGACCTCGCCCGGCATGCCGACAGCGGGGTCCGGGGATGGGCGGTCTTCGGTCTGCGGTACGGAGTCGACGCCGGGCACCGTGACGCCCTGGCCACGGTCCTCGCGTGTACCCGGGACGCGGCGGCCGAGGTCCGCCGGGGGGCCTGCGCCGCACTGGTCTCCGCGCCCGCGGATTCCGAGGTCTCGGACGCGCTCGCGGCATGCCTCACCGACGAGACGGAGGACGTACGGGTCACCGCGGCCGTGCAGTTGGCCCTGCGCGACGATCCGCGCGGGGACGAGATCCTGGCCGCTCTCGCCGACACCGACGAGGACGGTCCGTACTTCGGGCAGCTCTACGACGTATGGCGGCACCGCCGGAAAGCGGACGCGGCCGCGCCGCGCTGA
- a CDS encoding ABC transporter substrate-binding protein, producing MPGNRTMKSRTAAVVLAFCATLAAGCSDSGGSSGTGGKVVLRYTWWGNPDRAARTEQAVSLFEKKHPGIQVQTSFAGYDAYKQKLATQAAGGDAPDVMQLDYRMIDQYASGGVLLDLGRRAALRTDDIDAGLLATGVVDGKQYAVPQGRGTETVVYDAKQWKAAGVTPPAKGWTWDEWADAMRALAKKSGKPGATDPGQSEDAFEVWLRGQGKALYTKDRGLGFTADDLARWWTFTDGLRREGAVSPAEQTTQLDGSVENTPLGRGKAVSDFNWDAPSSGYLALVPEGLTLAPMPSGADGTPGQYFKPSMFMGAAADTGHPDQAAQLIDFMLNDPEAAAVLGATRGIPVNESIRRDLTPDLKDFDKTVADFQSSLEGSLNAPPQAPPSGDNALQTTFQRDYDQVSFERMSPREAARNYVTEAKAELRS from the coding sequence ATGCCCGGGAACAGGACAATGAAGTCCCGTACCGCAGCTGTCGTTCTCGCGTTCTGCGCGACGTTGGCAGCGGGCTGCTCGGACTCGGGAGGATCGAGCGGCACGGGCGGGAAGGTCGTGCTCCGCTACACCTGGTGGGGCAACCCCGACCGGGCGGCCAGAACCGAACAGGCCGTCTCGCTCTTCGAGAAGAAGCACCCCGGGATCCAGGTCCAGACCTCGTTCGCGGGATACGACGCCTACAAGCAGAAGCTGGCCACCCAGGCGGCCGGCGGCGACGCCCCCGACGTGATGCAGCTCGACTACCGCATGATCGACCAGTACGCGTCCGGCGGTGTGCTCCTCGACCTCGGCAGGCGGGCGGCGCTGCGCACGGACGACATCGACGCGGGGCTGCTGGCCACCGGAGTCGTGGACGGAAAGCAGTACGCCGTCCCACAGGGCCGCGGCACCGAGACCGTGGTCTACGACGCGAAGCAGTGGAAGGCGGCCGGGGTCACCCCGCCCGCCAAGGGCTGGACCTGGGACGAGTGGGCCGACGCCATGCGCGCGCTCGCGAAGAAGTCCGGCAAGCCCGGCGCCACCGACCCGGGGCAGAGCGAGGACGCCTTCGAGGTGTGGCTGCGCGGCCAGGGCAAGGCCCTCTACACCAAGGACCGGGGGCTCGGCTTCACCGCCGACGACCTGGCCCGCTGGTGGACCTTCACCGACGGACTGCGGCGCGAGGGCGCGGTCTCGCCCGCCGAACAGACCACCCAGCTCGACGGCTCGGTCGAGAACACCCCGCTCGGCCGCGGCAAGGCCGTCTCCGACTTCAACTGGGACGCCCCCTCCAGCGGATATCTCGCGCTCGTCCCCGAAGGCCTGACCCTCGCGCCCATGCCCTCGGGCGCGGACGGAACCCCGGGCCAGTACTTCAAGCCGTCCATGTTCATGGGCGCCGCCGCCGACACCGGGCACCCCGACCAGGCCGCCCAGCTCATCGACTTCATGCTCAACGACCCGGAGGCCGCAGCCGTCCTCGGCGCCACCCGCGGCATCCCGGTCAACGAGTCGATCCGGAGGGACCTCACCCCGGACCTCAAGGACTTCGACAAGACCGTCGCGGACTTCCAGAGCTCACTGGAAGGCAGCCTCAATGCCCCACCACAGGCCCCGCCCTCCGGCGACAACGCGCTCCAGACCACCTTCCAGCGCGACTACGACCAGGTCTCCTTCGAGCGGATGTCGCCCCGTGAGGCGGCCAGGAACTACGTCACCGAGGCGAAGGCGGAGCTGCGGTCATGA
- a CDS encoding carbohydrate ABC transporter permease, producing the protein MTTTTDLPAGRARTRTATSKQPKRQREGAAWVFLSPWVLGAAVLTLLPMAVSLYLSFTDYDLFSAPHWVGLRNYTQMFTEDPRYWRSVGTTLTYVVIAVPLQLGLALVVALALKNMKRGKGFYRSAFYAPSLLGASMSVALVWRAIFNDGGTVDHLLGTGGWVNRPGWALLAVALLTVWQFGAPMVIFLAGLQQIPGELYEAAQVDGASRWRQFLSITVPMLSPVIFFNLVLQTIQAFQVFTPAFAVSAGKGGPADSTLFYTLYLYDRGFVASHMGYASAMAWVLLLVIGAVTAVLFRTSRSWVFYASEGDR; encoded by the coding sequence ATGACCACCACCACCGACCTCCCCGCCGGCCGGGCGCGCACCCGAACCGCCACCTCCAAGCAGCCGAAACGCCAACGTGAGGGCGCCGCCTGGGTGTTCCTCTCACCCTGGGTCCTGGGCGCCGCCGTCCTCACCCTCCTCCCCATGGCCGTCTCGCTCTACCTCTCCTTCACCGACTACGACCTGTTCAGCGCCCCGCACTGGGTGGGCCTGCGCAACTACACACAGATGTTCACCGAGGACCCGCGCTACTGGCGCTCGGTCGGCACGACACTGACGTACGTCGTCATCGCCGTACCACTGCAACTGGGGCTCGCCCTCGTCGTCGCGCTCGCCCTGAAGAACATGAAGCGCGGCAAGGGCTTCTACCGCTCCGCCTTCTACGCGCCCTCCCTGCTCGGCGCCTCCATGTCCGTCGCCCTGGTGTGGCGGGCGATCTTCAACGACGGCGGCACGGTCGACCACCTCCTGGGCACTGGCGGCTGGGTCAACCGGCCCGGCTGGGCACTGCTCGCCGTCGCGCTGCTCACCGTGTGGCAGTTCGGCGCCCCGATGGTGATCTTCCTGGCCGGACTCCAGCAGATCCCGGGCGAGCTGTACGAGGCCGCGCAGGTCGACGGCGCCTCCCGATGGCGCCAGTTCCTCTCCATCACCGTGCCGATGCTCTCCCCGGTGATCTTCTTCAACCTGGTGCTCCAGACCATCCAGGCCTTCCAGGTCTTCACCCCCGCCTTCGCCGTCAGCGCCGGCAAGGGCGGCCCGGCCGACTCGACGCTCTTCTACACCCTCTACCTCTACGACCGCGGCTTCGTCGCCTCCCACATGGGCTACGCCTCCGCGATGGCCTGGGTGCTGCTCCTGGTCATCGGCGCCGTCACCGCCGTCCTGTTCCGCACCTCGCGCTCCTGGGTCTTCTACGCGTCCGAGGGGGACCGATGA